The genomic window AAGATGATTATCATAAAATCATGAATCTTTATGACCCATCACTTTTAAAAAGAGAAGTCATTATTTGTAAAGGGCATAATGTTAATTATGGTACAGCAATTGAAGTGACAATGCGTTTGGGTGGAGCAAAGGTTGTAGAGGCAGGATATGCTAATGAATGTACTTTAGAAAGCGTTAAAGCTTGTATTCATGAAAATACAGCAGCTCTACTTTATGTTAAATCACATCACTGTGTACAAAAGGGAATGCCGACACCAGAAGAATTTATTGATTTAGCACACCAGTATCATTTACCAGTTATTGTAGATGCGGCTGCTGAAAGTGATTTGATAAAATATTATCAAATGGGAGCGGAATGCGTGATTTATTCAGGAACAAAAGCATTAGGTGGACCAACTTCTGGGTTGGTTATTGGTAAGAAAAATTATATTGATCTTATTAAGATGCAATATGCTGGAATTGGACGAATTATGAAAGTCGGAAAAGAAAACATAATTGGTTTAACTTATGCAATTGAAGAATATGTGCGTAAGCCACAAATGACAATAGAACAGCAAACTGCACGTTTCAAACAATTTAATGATTTATTAAATCAATTAAATGGTATATCAGCAAAATGTATTCAAGATGGTGCTGGACGTCCAATTGTACGTAGTGAAATTACATTGAAGACACATGATGCTAAAGAAGTCAGTCGCTTGTTAAAAACTGGTGATGTGCATATTTATACTCGTGATTATAAAGCAAATTTAGGACAAATTGAAATAGATATACGTGATGTCAATGATGAAGAATTGATGATGATTTATCAACGTATTAAAGAAATAGTGGAGGAATAAGATGGAAAAGAAACCAAATTACTTAAATGATCGAATTTGTTTAAATGTCTTAACAAATTCATTAGCAAATGCCAAGGCATTATATGATATTACTAAAGGACATATTTTATTAGGATTATTATCTAAAAATTATCCAGATAATGCTTCAGCAATTGAAGATATGTTAAAATATGCAGCCATTACTGATAATTGTATATCAGTTGGTTTAGGGGCAGGAGATCCCAAACAATCTCAAATGGTCAGTGAAATTTCACAATATATTCAACCTAGACATGTTAATCAGGTTTTTACTGGTGTGGGAACAACACGCGCTTTACTTGGACAAAATGATACAGTTGTTAATGGGCTTATTTCTCCTACAGGAACAGTGGGAATGGTCAAAATTTCTACCGGTCCATTAAGTAGTCAAGGAAAAGATGCCATTGTGCCAGTTGATACAGCAATTATGATGTTAAAAGATATGGGATGTTCATCAGTCAAATTCTTTCCTATGAAAGGGTTATCTACAAAAGATGAATATGAAGAAGTTTGTCATGCTTGTGTCCGCAATGATTTTATGTTAGAACCAACAGGTGGCATTGATTTAGATAACTTTAAAGAAATATGTCAAATTGCATTAGATGCAGGAGTCAAAAAAGTGATTCCTCATGTCTATTCATCAATTATTGATCAAGAAACAAAGTTAACACGTGAAGAAGATGTTCAAAAATTATATGAAATGATGAAAGATTTAACAAAGTAGGTGAATGTATGAAAATATTAGCATTTGGAGAAGTTATGATGCGTATGATGCCATCTGACTATAAAACATTAACACAAGTCAATGAATTAGAGTTTTTATTTACAGGAACAGGTATCAATATATTATCTGGATTATATCAGATGGGAGAACAGGTTTCATTTGTGACTAAACTGCCAGATAATGCAATTGGAAAAGCGGCCAGTGCTAATATTAGAAAACTTGGTATTGATGATCGTCATATTGTTTATGGTGGATATCATATGGGGATATATTTTTTAGAAAAAGGTATAGGTAATCGTGCCAGTCAAGTGACATACTTAAACCGTAAAGATAGCTCTTTTGGACAAAGTCAGTTATCTGATTATGATTTTTCTTGTTTAGATGGCCAAGATGCTTTGCATATTTGTGGGATATCTTTAGCAATGAATGAAAATGTGAGAGAAGTTGCATTTGCTTTTGTGAAGGAAGCAAAACAAAGAGGTTTAAAAGTTATTTTTGATTGTAATTTTAGACCAAGTCTTTGGAGCGATGATGAACGACCTTATGTCAAAACAATTTATGAAGATATGTTGAATCTAGCTGACATTGTTTTTGCAGGTTATAAAGATGCAACACTTTTATTAGAAATGACTGTTGA from Candidatus Stoquefichus sp. SB1 includes these protein-coding regions:
- the dagF gene encoding 2-dehydro-3-deoxy-phosphogluconate aldolase, translating into MEKKPNYLNDRICLNVLTNSLANAKALYDITKGHILLGLLSKNYPDNASAIEDMLKYAAITDNCISVGLGAGDPKQSQMVSEISQYIQPRHVNQVFTGVGTTRALLGQNDTVVNGLISPTGTVGMVKISTGPLSSQGKDAIVPVDTAIMMLKDMGCSSVKFFPMKGLSTKDEYEEVCHACVRNDFMLEPTGGIDLDNFKEICQIALDAGVKKVIPHVYSSIIDQETKLTREEDVQKLYEMMKDLTK
- a CDS encoding sugar kinase codes for the protein MKILAFGEVMMRMMPSDYKTLTQVNELEFLFTGTGINILSGLYQMGEQVSFVTKLPDNAIGKAASANIRKLGIDDRHIVYGGYHMGIYFLEKGIGNRASQVTYLNRKDSSFGQSQLSDYDFSCLDGQDALHICGISLAMNENVREVAFAFVKEAKQRGLKVIFDCNFRPSLWSDDERPYVKTIYEDMLNLADIVFAGYKDATLLLEMTVDNTLPFKQQLEYLLKQMCQQYHIETIFGTIRNEDSITGYMMNCGQLVKSKEYVLTVYDRVGGGDGFAAGAIYGYLHQMNPNDLINYATVSGVLAHTTYGDSPIVTKEQINDFIKYGKEDIKR
- a CDS encoding DgaE family pyridoxal phosphate-dependent ammonia lyase, which produces MDVYEKYHVSRVINASGKMTILGGSRVNEQIIDQCAIGAGNFFEVKNLLDKTGEYIAHLLNVESAYIVNSASGGIAQAIGAAICQDDYHKIMNLYDPSLLKREVIICKGHNVNYGTAIEVTMRLGGAKVVEAGYANECTLESVKACIHENTAALLYVKSHHCVQKGMPTPEEFIDLAHQYHLPVIVDAAAESDLIKYYQMGAECVIYSGTKALGGPTSGLVIGKKNYIDLIKMQYAGIGRIMKVGKENIIGLTYAIEEYVRKPQMTIEQQTARFKQFNDLLNQLNGISAKCIQDGAGRPIVRSEITLKTHDAKEVSRLLKTGDVHIYTRDYKANLGQIEIDIRDVNDEELMMIYQRIKEIVEE